A single genomic interval of Sceloporus undulatus isolate JIND9_A2432 ecotype Alabama chromosome 2, SceUnd_v1.1, whole genome shotgun sequence harbors:
- the MRPL12 gene encoding 39S ribosomal protein L12, mitochondrial, whose translation MATLPRLGAALRLLLRQHQPRVCPIRMLKGTCSQQSEALATPPLDSAPKEYSPKIQQLVQDIASLTLLEISDLNELLKKTLKIQDMGLMPMTGMMPSAQPVTPVVEEEDVPKKQEKLNFTVKLTDVKAAEKVKLIKEVKNCMQGLNLVQAKKLVESLPQEIKANIPKEEAEKIKAALEAAGGTVVLE comes from the exons ATGGCCACGCTTCCCCGGCTGGGCGCCGCACTCCGCCTGTTGCTGCG GCAACATCAGCCACGAGTCTGTCCTATCAGGATGCTGAAGGGTACCTGCTCACAGCAAAGTGAAGCCCTGGCAACCCCTCCTCTGGACAGTGCCCCCAAAGAGTACTCACCCAAGATTCAGCAGCTAGTGCAGGACATTGCTAGCCTGACCCTGTTGGAGATCTCTGACCTCAACGAGCTGTTGAAG AAAACCCTCAAAATCCAAGATATGGGACTAATGCCAATGACTGGGATGATGCCATCAGCACAACCAGTAACTCCG GTAGTAGAAGAGGAAGATGTCCCTAAGAAGCAGGAGAAACTCAATTTCACAGTAAAGTTGACCGACGTTAAGGCTgcagagaaagtgaaactgatcaAGGAAGTGAAGAATTGTATGCAGGGCTTAAACCTTGTCCAG GCAAAGAAactggtggagtctcttcctcaAGAGATCAAGGCGAATATCCCTAAAGAGGAAGCAGAAAAGATCAAAGCTGCTCTAGAGGCAGCAGGAGGGACTGTGGTTCTGGAGTAA